Proteins found in one Nitratiruptor sp. SB155-2 genomic segment:
- a CDS encoding chloride channel protein — protein MIRRHITEQTAIFLSFLKWMILSTVTGIIIGAIVTLFLKTIHLGEGIRSQLPFPYYYTLPFVLIFVVWLIKTFAPSAEGHGTEKVIEAVHKRHGKIDLKVVPIKLVATVLTLVAGGSVGKEGPAGQIGAASASGLSDLLRFSDADRKKIVICGISAGFASVFGTPIAGAIFGVEVLIIGVILYDVLLPSFIAGFAAFTTAQFLGIQYTYFDFHYYQSVSLDIPLIVKVIGAGVFFGLVSDIIVTFMNLIHKGIEKIPLNLYIKAFIAGTIVVVIGILFGDQYLGLGMETIKDTLNPDPYFAKDLPWYAFLLKTITSALTLGGGGSGGVITPVFYIGATSGHAFGMWFDYQHIALFAALGFVSVLAGATNAPIAATIMAVELFGLEIAHYAALSAVISFLLTGHRSIFPSQILAMRKSEMLEIKIGEEIEKAEVELEKKQFSKFQRIRRRILRKKKERGL, from the coding sequence ATGATACGACGACATATTACAGAACAGACAGCCATATTTCTCTCCTTTTTAAAATGGATGATTCTCTCTACCGTAACGGGAATCATCATTGGTGCCATCGTCACGCTTTTTCTAAAAACGATCCATTTAGGCGAAGGAATACGCTCCCAACTCCCTTTCCCCTACTACTACACCCTGCCTTTTGTCCTGATTTTCGTTGTCTGGCTTATCAAAACATTTGCTCCCAGTGCCGAAGGGCACGGAACGGAGAAAGTGATTGAAGCGGTGCACAAACGACATGGTAAAATAGACCTTAAAGTGGTGCCTATCAAACTTGTCGCTACCGTTTTGACACTGGTTGCCGGTGGTTCGGTGGGGAAAGAGGGTCCGGCAGGTCAAATCGGTGCCGCTTCCGCGAGTGGACTCAGCGATCTTTTGCGATTTAGTGATGCAGATCGCAAAAAGATTGTTATCTGCGGTATTAGTGCCGGTTTCGCTTCCGTCTTTGGAACTCCCATAGCAGGGGCCATTTTCGGCGTAGAGGTCCTTATCATCGGCGTTATCTTGTATGATGTGCTGCTGCCCTCTTTCATCGCCGGATTTGCCGCCTTTACTACTGCACAGTTTCTTGGCATCCAATACACCTATTTTGATTTTCACTACTATCAAAGCGTTTCGCTCGATATCCCCCTCATTGTGAAAGTGATTGGAGCAGGAGTCTTTTTTGGACTGGTAAGCGATATCATAGTCACTTTCATGAACCTCATCCACAAAGGGATTGAGAAAATTCCTCTCAATCTCTATATAAAAGCATTCATTGCCGGGACCATAGTGGTGGTGATCGGTATACTCTTTGGCGACCAGTATCTTGGACTCGGCATGGAGACGATCAAAGATACCCTCAATCCAGATCCCTATTTTGCCAAAGATCTTCCATGGTACGCCTTTTTGCTTAAAACCATTACCTCAGCACTCACTTTAGGCGGCGGAGGAAGCGGAGGCGTGATCACCCCGGTCTTTTATATAGGTGCGACCAGCGGGCATGCTTTTGGAATGTGGTTTGATTATCAACATATCGCTTTGTTTGCGGCACTCGGTTTTGTGAGTGTTTTAGCAGGAGCTACCAATGCTCCCATTGCAGCCACTATCATGGCAGTAGAACTCTTTGGTCTTGAGATCGCCCACTATGCAGCATTAAGTGCAGTGATCAGTTTCTTGCTTACAGGACATAGAAGTATCTTTCCTTCACAAATACTGGCGATGCGAAAGAGCGAAATGCTTGAGATCAAAATAGGTGAAGAGATCGAAAAAGCCGAAGTGGAACTGGAAAAAAAACAGTTTAGCAAATTTCAACGGATTCGAAGAAGAATCTTGAGAAAGAAAAAAGAGCGGGGGCTTTAA
- a CDS encoding flavin reductase family protein, producing MIVDFANLELKNRYKIMSRSVIPRPIAWIVTEGKTLNIAPFSYFMALSSNPATLVVSIGHKKDGSPKDTLKNILETKKCTICSVAPEQITKMHESSEMLPEEISEAKTFDISTQKILADFPPIIEGAPSAFFCRLYQKIDLKGSKTIPLILEIESYYVEDRYANENFDIEFQTVARVGKEYRLCEKKIEP from the coding sequence ATGATTGTTGATTTTGCAAATCTGGAGCTAAAGAATCGTTATAAAATAATGAGTCGTTCCGTTATTCCTAGGCCCATTGCATGGATCGTAACAGAAGGAAAAACCCTCAATATCGCTCCTTTTAGTTACTTCATGGCTTTAAGCTCTAACCCCGCTACCCTTGTCGTCTCTATCGGACATAAAAAAGATGGCTCGCCAAAAGATACCCTCAAGAATATTCTTGAAACGAAAAAGTGCACCATATGCAGCGTAGCACCAGAACAGATAACCAAAATGCACGAAAGCAGTGAAATGCTGCCCGAGGAGATAAGTGAAGCCAAAACGTTTGATATTTCAACACAAAAGATTCTCGCCGATTTTCCTCCTATTATCGAAGGAGCCCCAAGTGCCTTTTTCTGTCGTCTGTACCAAAAAATAGATCTCAAAGGAAGTAAAACCATTCCACTTATCTTAGAGATAGAATCCTACTACGTGGAGGACCGGTACGCCAATGAAAATTTTGATATAGAGTTTCAAACAGTTGCGAGAGTTGGCAAAGAGTATCGTCTCTGTGAGAAAAAAATAGAGCCATAA
- a CDS encoding lipid-binding SYLF domain-containing protein — protein MKKLFMLLLFVGSMFAASPDAILQDSYYTLKEFLNIPEKKIPKKLLQNAKAIAIIPGVIRGGFVIGGRYGEGILMVRHGRNWSDPVFVKLAGGSFGWQIGLESIDVMLVFETHESVDRLVSGKFTLGADASVAAGPVGRAGEASTDIKFRSEIYSYSKSRGIFAGLTLKGAVLDIDYEKTRSFYHASSKSVILGRVHKNNRYIQKIKTLLNRYR, from the coding sequence ATGAAAAAGCTGTTTATGTTGTTGTTGTTTGTTGGGTCTATGTTTGCTGCCTCACCCGATGCGATATTGCAAGATAGTTACTATACTTTGAAAGAGTTTTTGAATATACCTGAAAAGAAGATTCCCAAAAAGCTTTTGCAAAACGCAAAGGCCATAGCCATCATACCTGGTGTAATACGCGGGGGATTTGTCATTGGCGGAAGATACGGAGAAGGGATCTTGATGGTGAGGCATGGTCGAAACTGGAGCGATCCCGTTTTTGTCAAACTTGCAGGAGGGAGTTTCGGATGGCAGATAGGGCTTGAGAGTATCGATGTGATGCTCGTTTTTGAAACACACGAGAGCGTTGATAGACTCGTGAGTGGCAAATTCACCCTTGGGGCCGATGCTTCAGTGGCAGCAGGTCCTGTCGGAAGAGCAGGAGAGGCCAGTACCGATATAAAATTCAGAAGTGAAATCTACTCCTATTCCAAAAGTAGGGGGATCTTCGCAGGACTTACCCTCAAAGGAGCCGTTTTGGACATAGATTATGAGAAGACAAGAAGTTTCTATCATGCTTCATCCAAAAGTGTGATTTTGGGAAGAGTGCATAAAAACAATCGATATATTCAAAAGATAAAAACGCTTTTGAATCGATACCGATGA
- a CDS encoding APC family permease yields MEPKKAFGLWSAAFLGIGSMVGIGIFIVIGEAGAIAGNLVIYTFIIGGLIALLSGYSLAKLALRYPSRGGVIEYLVHEYGEGFFSGALGVLFYFAQLIGLAAVTKSFGIYAATYTSSGITPFTVNLFAIGILGFFTFVNLLGASIVAKSESYIVIFKLSAITLFVVAALFYIDPHRLVSDETHSLIDMLYALGLVFFAYQGFSVITNSVEDMESPHKTMLKAMMLSIGIVIVLYVMTSIAVIGNLPLSEVVRAKDYALAEAAKPMFGDWGFKIMAAVALISATSAINASLYAATQISYDLAKKGELPKVYEYNVFKSTEGLIVSALLIVPMIIFLNLEEIATVAAIVVLLIQGFVHTGHFLKIKKTRAMPLFVFLASIGTFASAGFALAYTQQKLPLVGWYVLLAFLGAYFLEILLRLATNRTIKKQILWEPEEIEEKLKKMLYDKKIKGSNE; encoded by the coding sequence GTGGAACCAAAAAAAGCTTTCGGACTATGGAGTGCGGCCTTTTTGGGAATAGGTTCGATGGTTGGTATTGGGATTTTTATCGTTATAGGAGAGGCTGGAGCGATTGCAGGTAATCTGGTTATATATACTTTTATCATTGGTGGATTGATCGCTCTTTTGTCTGGGTACTCGTTAGCCAAACTCGCTCTTCGCTATCCTAGCCGAGGGGGTGTGATAGAGTATCTTGTTCATGAGTATGGTGAAGGTTTTTTTAGTGGTGCATTAGGAGTTCTTTTCTATTTTGCCCAACTCATAGGGCTTGCTGCAGTAACAAAATCTTTTGGAATTTATGCTGCTACCTACACATCATCTGGTATTACTCCTTTTACTGTCAATCTTTTTGCTATAGGGATATTGGGATTTTTCACTTTTGTTAATCTACTTGGTGCTTCCATAGTCGCAAAGAGCGAAAGCTATATTGTAATTTTCAAACTGAGTGCGATAACGCTTTTTGTAGTAGCCGCACTTTTTTATATCGATCCTCATAGACTTGTGTCTGATGAAACCCATAGCTTGATCGATATGCTGTATGCTTTAGGACTTGTCTTTTTTGCCTATCAAGGCTTTAGCGTTATCACGAACAGTGTTGAAGATATGGAAAGTCCTCATAAAACTATGCTGAAGGCAATGATGCTCTCGATTGGTATTGTCATTGTTTTGTACGTGATGACATCGATAGCGGTTATTGGCAATCTCCCTCTTTCGGAGGTGGTTAGAGCAAAAGATTATGCTTTGGCTGAAGCTGCTAAACCTATGTTTGGTGATTGGGGGTTCAAAATCATGGCTGCTGTCGCTTTGATCAGTGCGACCAGTGCTATCAATGCATCATTGTATGCAGCGACACAGATCAGTTACGATTTGGCAAAAAAGGGGGAACTGCCTAAAGTGTATGAATATAATGTCTTCAAATCCACCGAAGGATTGATTGTTTCTGCTCTTTTGATTGTGCCTATGATCATCTTTTTGAATCTCGAAGAGATTGCCACAGTTGCAGCTATAGTGGTTTTGTTGATTCAAGGCTTTGTTCATACCGGACACTTTTTGAAAATCAAGAAAACACGAGCCATGCCGCTTTTTGTGTTTCTTGCCTCCATTGGAACTTTTGCATCTGCCGGTTTTGCTTTGGCATATACGCAACAAAAACTCCCTTTGGTCGGATGGTACGTGTTATTGGCATTTTTGGGAGCGTACTTTTTAGAGATACTCCTTCGTCTTGCTACCAATCGAACTATAAAAAAACAGATTCTTTGGGAGCCAGAGGAGATTGAAGAAAAACTCAAAAAGATGTTGTATGATAAGAAAATAAAGGGTTCAAATGAATAG
- the amrS gene encoding AmmeMemoRadiSam system radical SAM enzyme codes for MKVHAWLSKKLPSGKILCEACAQACKLDEGEYGICGVRKVENGELKLLVYGKAAAVNVDPVEKKPMFHFLPNTKVFSFGTVGCNLSCSFCQNFEISQFPQEHDHKIFGHDLMPQQAVELALHHGCSSIAYTYNEPIVWFEYSYDTAKLAHEKGLKNIYVTSGYETRKAMDKLAGVIDGMNIDLKAFTDRFYKEQCGARLKPVLEAIEYAYKKDIWIEITTLFIPDQNDSEEEMRQIANFIASIDTSIPWHVSGFYPTYKMTDTHPTPPQTLLKAYEIGKAEGLKFVYVGNFNAPEFETTYCPACGYAVIERSGHIGQQVRNHLVDGRCPKCNTFIPGIWK; via the coding sequence ATGAAAGTGCACGCGTGGCTGAGCAAAAAACTCCCTTCTGGGAAAATCTTATGTGAAGCATGCGCGCAAGCCTGTAAACTGGATGAGGGCGAGTATGGCATCTGTGGCGTAAGAAAAGTAGAAAACGGGGAACTAAAACTTCTTGTCTATGGCAAAGCGGCTGCAGTCAATGTGGATCCAGTAGAAAAAAAACCGATGTTTCATTTCCTGCCCAATACAAAAGTGTTCAGCTTTGGAACAGTTGGATGTAACCTCAGCTGCTCTTTTTGCCAAAATTTTGAGATAAGCCAGTTTCCTCAAGAGCACGATCACAAGATTTTTGGTCATGATCTCATGCCCCAGCAAGCAGTGGAGCTTGCACTGCATCATGGATGCAGCTCCATCGCTTATACCTACAACGAGCCGATTGTCTGGTTTGAATACAGCTACGATACGGCTAAACTGGCACACGAAAAGGGGTTGAAAAACATCTATGTCACCAGCGGATATGAGACAAGAAAGGCGATGGATAAATTAGCTGGTGTCATTGATGGGATGAATATCGATCTAAAAGCTTTCACGGACAGATTTTACAAAGAGCAGTGTGGTGCAAGACTCAAACCTGTCCTTGAAGCGATCGAATACGCCTATAAAAAGGATATCTGGATCGAAATCACGACGCTTTTTATCCCGGATCAGAACGACAGCGAAGAGGAGATGCGTCAAATCGCTAATTTCATCGCTTCCATCGATACCTCGATCCCTTGGCATGTAAGCGGTTTTTATCCGACATACAAAATGACCGACACCCATCCCACACCACCCCAGACACTGCTCAAAGCGTATGAAATAGGAAAAGCGGAAGGACTCAAGTTTGTCTATGTGGGTAACTTTAATGCTCCTGAGTTTGAAACCACCTACTGCCCGGCCTGCGGATATGCCGTTATTGAGCGAAGCGGCCATATCGGACAGCAGGTCCGAAACCATCTAGTAGATGGACGGTGTCCAAAATGCAACACCTTTATACCGGGGATTTGGAAATAG
- a CDS encoding sulfite exporter TauE/SafE family protein, producing the protein MNSIDLGTLFLVAFLGSIGHCIGMCGGFVMAYSAAKVDNQWNRSHQAMAHLLYNLGRITSYVIIGIVFGFFGKVFSFSMTSKGVLFLLVGILMVLMGLSLMGQIRFLSSVECSTTNIGFFRAAFRKLIASRTLPSFFFLGMLNGLIPCGFVYFFAAFAAATASPFWGGVVMLVFGLATIPVLFLLGYFSSLMQQMKFRHVALQIAGILVVLYGIYTGYKGYMFLEHPEMVKKKMMHMKQKLHEKIKRAQGD; encoded by the coding sequence ATGAATAGTATCGATCTTGGAACACTGTTTTTGGTTGCATTCTTGGGAAGTATCGGGCACTGTATCGGGATGTGCGGAGGATTTGTGATGGCATACAGTGCTGCGAAAGTAGACAATCAATGGAACCGATCCCACCAGGCGATGGCCCATCTTCTGTACAATCTTGGACGAATCACCTCTTATGTGATAATTGGAATAGTCTTTGGCTTTTTTGGAAAAGTCTTCTCTTTCAGTATGACCAGCAAAGGGGTGCTCTTTTTACTTGTAGGTATTTTGATGGTGTTAATGGGTCTTTCCCTCATGGGACAGATCCGGTTTTTGAGCAGTGTTGAGTGTTCTACGACGAACATCGGCTTTTTCCGTGCAGCTTTTCGTAAACTTATCGCCTCAAGAACGTTGCCAAGTTTCTTTTTTCTAGGAATGCTCAATGGTTTGATCCCATGCGGGTTCGTCTACTTCTTCGCCGCTTTTGCAGCGGCTACTGCATCACCGTTTTGGGGTGGTGTAGTGATGCTTGTTTTTGGATTGGCTACGATACCCGTGCTCTTTTTACTAGGGTATTTTTCATCGCTGATGCAGCAGATGAAGTTTCGCCACGTTGCTCTACAGATTGCGGGTATTTTAGTCGTTTTGTACGGTATCTATACAGGATATAAAGGATATATGTTCCTTGAACATCCCGAAATGGTCAAAAAGAAGATGATGCATATGAAACAAAAACTGCATGAAAAAATAAAACGAGCGCAGGGAGATTAA
- a CDS encoding sensor histidine kinase has protein sequence MLRLHKIFFNHLLLLLVLLFVALAFVSYYGIKNIELDNFRKLLENEIILTEEIIASRGVDDDLVRQIDKKIKSRITIISEDGKVLAESRYDKKEMENHRLRPEVQEALKKGWGWSERYSSTVHQNLLYVAHRSGDRILRIAYPVDEIQKHFMRLWIQFLLIFLGLIIVTLMISYLMSQKIKQEIDGIVEYVKKLSHKEYDTLYQAKFAQEFETITKHLQRLAQNLKKRDAKKRKFTQKIKEISKQRNDLISAVSHEFKNPVAIIHGYAQSLLDEPDMPKALQQRFIQKIYQASEKISYMIDRLALAMKFESSSIELQKSRFDLCELAQEAATFLQQKYKNRECTFECGSCEIYADKALMETVVLNLLDNALKYSESDVRVVCKDGIFCVEDRGIGIKEEHQEKITKKFYRVKHSFDNSMGLGLYIVSYILDLHGVQLQIESEYKKGSRFCFEIKKLQEYS, from the coding sequence ATGCTAAGACTTCATAAAATTTTTTTTAACCATCTGTTGCTCCTTTTAGTTCTCCTTTTCGTAGCCCTCGCTTTTGTGAGTTACTATGGCATTAAAAATATCGAGCTAGACAATTTCAGAAAGCTACTGGAAAATGAGATCATTCTAACTGAAGAGATAATAGCCTCTCGTGGAGTTGATGATGATCTGGTCCGTCAAATCGATAAAAAAATAAAAAGCAGGATTACCATCATAAGCGAAGATGGTAAAGTTCTGGCAGAGAGCCGATACGATAAAAAAGAGATGGAGAACCATAGACTCCGACCTGAGGTGCAAGAGGCTTTAAAAAAAGGATGGGGATGGAGCGAACGCTACTCCTCTACCGTTCATCAAAATCTTTTGTATGTCGCACACCGATCTGGTGACAGAATTCTTCGTATCGCCTATCCAGTGGATGAGATCCAAAAACACTTTATGAGATTATGGATCCAATTTTTGCTCATATTTTTGGGACTAATTATTGTTACTTTGATGATCTCTTATCTGATGAGTCAAAAGATAAAGCAAGAGATCGACGGTATTGTTGAGTATGTAAAGAAACTCTCACACAAAGAGTACGATACGCTATACCAAGCGAAATTTGCTCAAGAATTTGAAACCATCACGAAACATTTGCAAAGATTAGCCCAAAATCTCAAAAAACGAGATGCAAAGAAGAGAAAGTTTACGCAAAAAATCAAAGAGATATCCAAACAGCGTAACGATCTCATATCTGCCGTAAGTCATGAGTTCAAAAATCCGGTAGCCATTATTCATGGATATGCTCAGTCACTGTTAGATGAACCGGATATGCCAAAAGCATTACAGCAGCGCTTTATCCAAAAAATTTACCAAGCCAGTGAAAAGATATCTTATATGATAGATAGACTCGCTTTGGCCATGAAATTTGAAAGTAGTTCCATCGAGCTACAAAAAAGTAGATTCGATTTATGTGAATTGGCTCAAGAGGCCGCTACGTTTTTACAGCAAAAATATAAAAACAGAGAATGTACTTTTGAGTGTGGGTCTTGTGAGATCTATGCCGATAAAGCATTGATGGAAACGGTTGTTTTAAACCTTTTGGATAATGCTTTGAAGTATTCTGAATCGGATGTAAGGGTAGTGTGTAAAGATGGAATTTTTTGCGTGGAGGATAGAGGTATCGGCATTAAAGAGGAGCACCAAGAAAAGATCACCAAGAAATTTTATCGAGTCAAACACAGTTTTGATAATTCAATGGGTCTGGGATTATATATAGTCTCATATATTCTCGATTTGCACGGTGTACAACTGCAGATTGAGAGTGAATACAAAAAAGGAAGCAGATTCTGTTTTGAAATAAAAAAACTACAGGAGTATTCATGA
- the ppk2 gene encoding polyphosphate kinase 2 — protein MDKKEYKKELYYLQVELVKFQRTVIEKDLKVCTIFEGRDAAGKDGTIKRFTEHLSPRETRVVALGKPTELDKKYLYFQRYIHYLPHGGEMAFFNRSWYNRAGVEKVMGFCTNEEYEKFMQEVPNFEHLLVHDGFIFTKYWLDITKDEQKKRLEERKKDPLKQWKLSPIDQKAQELWDQYSLARDEMFARTHFAYAPWYVVRANDKKVARINTIKHFLSKVEYEHKDESLLIYDPNIVCEFDQICYDKGLIAP, from the coding sequence ATGGATAAAAAAGAGTATAAAAAAGAACTGTATTACCTCCAAGTGGAACTTGTAAAGTTTCAACGCACCGTCATCGAAAAGGATCTGAAAGTATGCACTATTTTTGAAGGGCGGGATGCTGCTGGAAAAGATGGGACTATCAAACGATTCACCGAACACCTCAGTCCAAGAGAGACAAGAGTGGTTGCACTGGGCAAACCTACAGAACTAGATAAAAAGTATTTGTATTTTCAACGATACATTCACTATCTCCCACACGGCGGAGAGATGGCCTTTTTCAACAGGAGCTGGTATAACAGGGCAGGCGTTGAAAAAGTCATGGGTTTTTGTACGAATGAAGAGTATGAAAAATTCATGCAAGAGGTACCAAATTTCGAGCATCTCCTGGTTCATGACGGCTTCATTTTTACCAAATATTGGCTCGATATCACAAAAGATGAACAAAAAAAGCGTTTGGAAGAGCGAAAAAAAGATCCTTTGAAACAGTGGAAACTAAGTCCCATTGATCAAAAAGCCCAAGAGTTATGGGACCAATACTCCTTAGCAAGGGATGAAATGTTCGCAAGAACCCATTTTGCCTACGCTCCTTGGTATGTGGTGCGGGCAAATGACAAAAAAGTCGCTCGCATCAATACGATAAAACATTTTTTAAGCAAAGTAGAGTACGAACATAAAGATGAGTCTTTACTCATATATGATCCAAATATCGTCTGTGAATTTGATCAAATCTGTTATGACAAAGGTCTCATAGCACCATAA
- the amrS gene encoding AmmeMemoRadiSam system radical SAM enzyme has translation MVADAWLSKELKNDKVLCLACAHACKLDPGEFGKCGVRVNENGKLKSTVYGLAAAAHIDPIEKKPMFHFLPGSTIMSIGTVGCNFCCQFCQNWEISQYPQTNGYKVFGQELMPADIVEIALRYGCKSVAYTYNEPIVYFEYTYDTAKLAHEKGLKNVYVTSGFETRRAIDELAPYIDGMNIDIKFFKDESYQKISCARLKPVLEAIKYAHQKGIWIETTTLIIPGINDSDEELRNIAKFMVDIDPNMPWHVSRFHPDYKMLDRPVTPYETLKRAYDIGKEKGLNYVYIGNYPDEDLESTYCPKCGFKVIERAGYLGEQVKNHLVDGKCPKCGETIAGVWE, from the coding sequence ATGGTAGCCGATGCATGGCTCTCAAAAGAGCTCAAAAACGATAAAGTCCTCTGCCTTGCATGTGCTCACGCCTGTAAACTCGATCCTGGTGAATTTGGAAAATGTGGGGTTCGGGTCAACGAAAACGGCAAGCTCAAATCGACCGTATACGGTTTGGCAGCAGCCGCGCATATCGATCCAATCGAAAAAAAGCCTATGTTTCATTTTCTTCCAGGCTCAACTATTATGAGTATCGGCACCGTTGGCTGCAACTTTTGCTGTCAATTTTGTCAAAATTGGGAAATAAGCCAATATCCACAAACAAACGGCTATAAAGTATTCGGTCAAGAGTTGATGCCGGCCGATATCGTAGAGATTGCCTTACGGTATGGATGCAAATCGGTCGCCTATACCTACAATGAGCCGATCGTCTATTTTGAATACACCTACGATACGGCAAAACTGGCCCATGAAAAGGGACTCAAAAATGTCTATGTCACCAGTGGATTTGAGACAAGACGGGCAATTGACGAGTTGGCTCCCTATATCGATGGGATGAATATCGATATCAAATTTTTCAAAGACGAAAGCTACCAAAAGATTAGCTGCGCTAGACTCAAGCCAGTTCTTGAAGCCATCAAATATGCCCATCAAAAAGGAATCTGGATAGAAACCACTACACTTATCATCCCAGGTATCAACGACAGCGACGAAGAACTTCGAAATATCGCAAAATTTATGGTTGATATCGATCCAAACATGCCTTGGCATGTAAGCAGATTTCATCCGGACTATAAAATGCTCGATCGCCCTGTAACTCCATACGAAACCCTCAAACGAGCCTACGATATAGGAAAAGAAAAAGGGCTAAACTATGTCTATATAGGCAACTATCCCGATGAAGATCTTGAATCCACCTACTGTCCAAAATGCGGTTTTAAAGTGATCGAGCGAGCTGGCTATCTTGGGGAACAGGTAAAAAACCATCTTGTGGATGGAAAATGTCCAAAATGTGGAGAAACAATAGCAGGAGTTTGGGAATGA
- a CDS encoding Na/Pi cotransporter family protein, which translates to MQHLYTGDLEIEHFKFFIEAFSGLGLFLFGMLYLEQQLRSAAGRFFKKIVRWMTSTPLKSLLAGILTTTIFQSSSVVTLMALSLIGAGLIHLEGAIGIIFGANIGTTVTAWIVGLVGFKMDIKLLSYFMVGFGGLGSVLAPQESRWRNIFYAMVGFGLIFMGLEGMKESFSEFGQKVSLQGFDHLWWYTLLGFAITAIIQSSSASIAIIQSALFAQIVSLEQAAAFVIGANVGTTITAILGAIGGSPDKKRAATAHFFFNLSTGVFAYLALPWLLQATRLIMPTADPVIQIALFHTLFNVFGVLIWFPFIEPLAKWLETLFDQPENIVTKYIHNVSSSVVDVALDASLKEINHLNQEVENFALFAVGIPSLDILEKEGSIDKILEKYSDPLDVPFMTQYNHIRKIEGEILRFTHELSANATTKEMEEIIHAIAKTTTYLATAAKAIKDMLPDLEQWYEGESLEEREFLQNLRYQIIRSVQAFHYALQGDEHAKEEIEAIYKKIANSYRNTLEIISDIAKNPHIASERLTIAINDYHLSKSFTKSLRNTLDQISSIELFLQQNGKTNQKRVHT; encoded by the coding sequence ATGCAACACCTTTATACCGGGGATTTGGAAATAGAACATTTTAAGTTTTTTATAGAAGCTTTTTCTGGACTTGGACTTTTTCTCTTTGGAATGCTCTATCTAGAGCAGCAGCTTCGCAGTGCCGCTGGAAGATTTTTCAAAAAGATTGTTCGCTGGATGACCAGTACCCCTTTAAAAAGTCTCTTGGCCGGTATCCTCACAACAACAATCTTTCAAAGCTCTTCCGTGGTCACTCTCATGGCACTCTCACTCATTGGAGCAGGCCTTATCCATCTAGAAGGTGCTATCGGCATCATTTTTGGAGCAAATATAGGAACCACCGTAACAGCCTGGATCGTAGGACTTGTCGGTTTCAAGATGGATATCAAACTGCTCTCCTATTTCATGGTAGGCTTTGGTGGACTTGGAAGCGTCTTGGCGCCACAAGAGAGCAGATGGAGAAATATTTTTTATGCTATGGTGGGATTTGGGCTCATTTTTATGGGACTGGAGGGGATGAAGGAGAGCTTTTCAGAATTCGGTCAAAAGGTCTCTTTACAAGGTTTTGATCATCTTTGGTGGTATACACTGCTCGGGTTTGCTATCACCGCTATCATCCAGTCAAGTTCTGCGTCAATTGCCATCATACAAAGTGCTCTTTTTGCCCAAATCGTCTCTTTGGAGCAAGCAGCCGCCTTCGTGATAGGAGCCAATGTAGGAACGACCATTACAGCCATCCTTGGAGCTATCGGAGGTTCCCCGGATAAAAAAAGAGCGGCTACGGCCCATTTTTTCTTCAATCTCTCCACCGGAGTCTTTGCCTATCTGGCTCTTCCTTGGCTTCTGCAAGCTACACGATTGATTATGCCAACTGCCGATCCTGTTATCCAGATAGCTCTTTTTCATACTCTTTTCAACGTTTTTGGTGTACTCATATGGTTTCCATTTATCGAGCCTTTGGCAAAATGGTTGGAAACGCTTTTTGACCAACCCGAAAATATAGTTACCAAGTATATCCATAATGTTTCAAGTAGTGTGGTCGATGTGGCACTGGATGCATCCTTGAAAGAGATCAACCACTTAAACCAAGAGGTGGAGAATTTCGCTCTTTTTGCTGTAGGCATTCCAAGCCTCGATATTTTAGAAAAAGAGGGTTCTATCGATAAAATCCTGGAAAAATATAGTGATCCTTTAGATGTGCCTTTTATGACCCAATATAACCATATCCGTAAAATAGAAGGTGAGATTTTACGCTTTACCCATGAGCTCTCTGCGAATGCTACGACAAAAGAGATGGAGGAGATTATCCATGCTATCGCAAAAACGACTACCTATTTGGCAACGGCTGCAAAAGCGATTAAAGATATGCTTCCAGACCTAGAGCAGTGGTATGAAGGGGAGAGTTTGGAAGAAAGAGAATTTTTACAAAATTTGCGCTATCAGATCATTCGCAGCGTACAGGCGTTCCATTACGCTTTACAAGGAGACGAGCATGCAAAAGAAGAGATTGAAGCAATCTATAAAAAGATAGCCAACTCCTATCGTAACACGCTTGAAATCATAAGTGACATCGCCAAAAACCCCCATATCGCTTCAGAAAGGCTCACCATTGCCATCAACGACTACCATTTAAGCAAGAGTTTTACGAAATCGTTACGAAACACCCTCGATCAAATATCCTCGATTGAACTTTTTTTACAACAAAATGGCAAAACCAATCAAAAAAGAGTTCATACATGA